The following is a genomic window from Salvelinus sp. IW2-2015 unplaced genomic scaffold, ASM291031v2 Un_scaffold1498, whole genome shotgun sequence.
CAGCATTGAAAGCCTTGGGAACTCCTCGATGACTTGTCATCCGTCACCGTCTGAAAACCATGAATCGAAAAAGAAGAAATTTGCAGACATGCTCTCTGCAAGggggcagcagcagcaacagcagcagcagcagcttcaacagcaacagcaacagcagttGGCTCAGGCCCAAGCCCAAGCCCAGGCCCAGCTCCAACAAGAGCTCCAGCAGCAAGCTGCCCTCATCCAGTCCCAGCTCTTCAACCCAGCACTTCTGCAGCACTTCCCCATGACAACTGATGCTCTTCACTCACTGCAGCAACAGCAGCTGCTCTTCCCTTTCTATATCCCTGGAGCAGAATTCCAACTGAACCCAGAGATGAACCTCAACAGTTCTGCACTTGGCCTGTCAAGCTCCACTGCCAACTCTCTGTTGGAGGACCTGAAGAACTCTGCCCAGCAGGCTCAGGCTCAGAGCTGCCTGCAACAYCAGCTGATGCACCACCACCTTCAGCAGCAGCACCAACAYCAGCAGGCCCAAGCCCATTCTCAGGCCCAGGGCCAGATGGCTTTGCTTCAGCAGAGTGCCAATCTCCTTCACCAGGCTGAGAAAAAGCAGAAGGCCGCTGCCGCCCACaatgagaagcaagagagagaaagggaaatacAAAGAGAAAAAGACRTAAGAGAGAAAATTGAGGAACATGTCACAAAAGACAGCTCTGACAACAAGTCAAACGAAAAAAAGGARATGCAACAGACTGCAATGAACTCCAACCACGATCCTGGCTTTCCTCCACCAAGGATTGCMTCAGATGCTCGTGGAAATGCCACTAAAGCRCTTCTGGAGAACTTTGGGTTTGAGCTAGTGATTCAATACAATGAAAACAAGCAGAAAGCTCAGAAGAAGCCAGCMGGGCCTGGACCAGCTGGAACAAGCACGCCTGGTGGGATCACYAGAGTGGTGGACCCCATCGAGGGATTGSAGAAGCTGGAATGTGAGGCCTGTGGAAAACTATTTTCCAACATACTAATTCTGAAGAGTCATCAGGAGCACATCCATCAGGCCTTCTTCCCATTCCGCTCCCTGGAGAGATTTGCCAAGGAATACAGAGAGCAGTATGACAAACTGTATCCACTCAGACCCCAGACACCAGAggctgctcctcctgctcctgcacctcctcctcctcctcctcctcctcctcctccacctccaccccctccacaGAGAGCCCCAACACCAAATATTCCTGTCTCTGCTCCCTCCATCACACCCCCAACTGTGTCGACCCCACAGCCTCCTGTTCAAATGGCTCAAATGTCCATGCCAATGGATATGCCCCTCTTCTCACCACTCATGATGCAGTCAATGTCTCTACAGTCCATGCCCTCRCAAATGCAATCCCAGATGTCATCTGTGGAGTCACAYTCACTGGCTAARGATCTGGCCCAGCTTTACCAACAGCAACTTACACCAGCCATGCTACAGCAGCAGCAGAATAAGAGGCCCCGGACACGTATCACTGATGACCAGCTTAGGGTCCTTCGGCAGTACTTTGACATCAACAACTCCCCCAATGAGGAGCAGATTAAGGAGATGGCAGATAAGTCAGGGCTGCCCCAGAAAGTCATCAAACACTGGTTCCGCAACACCCTCTTTAAAGAGCGCCAGCGCAACAAAGACTCACCCTACAACTTCAACAACCCACCCATTACCACTATGGAGGATATCAAAATTGACTCTAAACCCCCTTCCCCTGAGCCTCAAAGACAGGAATGTTATGGGAGTAAAAGATCCTCAAGAACAAGGTTTACAGACTACCAATTGCGGGTGCTTCAGGACTTCTTTGATGCTAACGCCTACCCCAAAGATGATGAATTTGAACAGCTCTCCAACCTTCTGAGCCTCCCCACTCGTGTCATTGTGGTTTGGTTCCAAAATGCTCGTCAGAAGGCACGCAAGAATTATGAAAACCAGGGGGATGGAAGTAAAGATGGTGAACGAAGAGAACTGTCCAATGACCGTTACATTCGCACCACCAACCTGAACTACCAGTGCAAGAAATGCAGTCTGGTTTTCCAGCGTATATTTGACCTCATAAAGCACCAAAAGAAGCTGTGTTACAAAGATGAAGACGATGACGGGCAATACGACAGCCAAAACGAGGACTCTATGGATCTTTCTCATGAATACTACACCCCCTCTGGGTCCTCCTGTCACACCCCTATGCCTTCTTCCTCAAgcctctgccctctccctccctccacctcagcTTTTTCCCACCTCTCATCCTCTGAGAAGGAGGAAGCCTCACCAGCTAACACATCAAACTCTTATGATGAGAAGCCAAAACATTTGGCTGAAATGTCCTCAGATCCACGTGAGCACCAGACCACCATCAAACAGGAGACTGTGCATCAGCCCCAATCTGAGACTCAACATCAGAGAAGAGAAGCACGAGATGAGAAGCCACAAACAGCCCCAAAGACAAACAAGcattcttctccttccctctctcagcaGCAACGTGAGTGTGGTCCCTCAGCCTCTCAGACAAGCCAGGCTGAGAGAGCTTCTCAGAGCTCCCACATGGGCCTCAACCCTCACATGAGCWKTGCATCACAGCAACAGCTGGCYCAGCAAATGATCCAATACCAGTGTGAGCAGTGCAAGCTTGGCTTCCCATCCTTTGAGCACTGGCAGGAGCACCAGCAACTCCACTTCCTCTCTGTGCAAAACCAATTRATCCACCCTCAGTTCTTGGACCGCCCAATGGARATGCCCTTCATGTTGTTTGATCCWAGCAATCCCCTGTTGGCCAGTCAACTSCTCTCTGGGGCTATGCCACAGATCCCAAGCAGCTCTGCCACCTCTCCATCAACACCCACCTCCACCATGAACTCCCTGAAGAGGAAGTTGGAGGAGAAAGCAGGCACTAGCCCAGGAGAGAATGACAGCACCAACAGTGGGGAGGAGCCACAAAGAGACAAGCGCCTKAGGACTACCATCACACCTGAGCAGCTGGAGATCCTCTARCAGAAATACCTYTTGGACTCAAACCCRACTCGTAAAATGCTTGACCACATRGCTCATGAGGTGGGACTGAAGAAGAGGGTAGTGCAAGTTTGGTTCCAAAATACCAGAGCCAGGGAAAGGAAGGGYCAGTTTCGGGCTGTAGGGCCTGCTCAAGCTCACCGGCGATGCCctttttgtcgtgctctcttcaagGCGAAAACTGCACTAGAGGCACATATCCGTTCCCGCCATTGGCATGAAGCCAAACGTGCCGGTTACAACRTAGCTCTCTCTGGCATGTTCACTGAGGAAGGGATGCAAATGAAGATGGATCCTCTGGATATCTCCAGCTATTCCCAGCTTGCCCCTTCTAACAATGATGGACAATGCTCCTCTCTGTCACCAGTGAGCAAAAACATGGACTTGTCTCCKAGGGCCCTTTTGAGCCCTTCATCCATTAAAGTTGAAGGAGGAATGGAGGACTTTGAGAGTCCATCTATGTCCTCTGTCAACCTTAGCTTTGACCAGAACAAACTTGATAATGACGACTGTTCTTCAGTGAATACGGCCATCACAGATACCACCACTGGTGATGAGGCCAATGCTGACAATGACAGTGCTGATCAAAAGCATGGTCAAAATAGTGGTGATTATCTATCTAAGTCTGTGGGTACAGCCCCCTCCCTTGAAAATGACGACCAGATGTCCTCAGGGCTGGTGAGCCCTGCGACAAGCTATTATGCTAGAGACTATGAAAATGAGAATATAATTGACTACAGTGAGACCTCCAGTCTGGCTGATCCCTGCTCACCAAGCCCCGGAGCTTCCGGCAGCAGGAGCATCGACAGTGGAGACCGTCCTGGCCAAAAGCGCTTCCGAACTCAGATGACTAACCTCCAGCTGAAGCTGCTCAAGTCCTGCTTCAATGACTACAGGACACCTACCATGCTGGAGTGTGAGGTACTTGGCAATGATATCGGACTTCCAAAGAGGGTGGTTCAAGTGTGGTTCCAGAATGCTCGCGCCAAGGAGAAAAAGGCCAAGCTCAGCATGGCTAAGCACTTCGGGATCAACCACACATCCTACGAGGGGCCGAAGACGGAGTGCTCTTTGTGCGGTGTCAAGTACAGTTCCCGTCTCTCCGTGCGAGATCACATCTTCTCTGCGCAACACATCACCAAGGTAAAGGACACCATTGGGAGCCAACTGGACAAAGAGAAGGAGTACTTTGACCCAGCCACTGTCCGCCAGCTGATGGCCCAGCAGGAGATGGATCGCATCAAGAAAGCCAATGAGGTCCTGGGACTGGCACAGCAGCAAGCCATGCAGCAGCAGGGGATCTTTGATAGCCCCGCCCTGCAGGCCCTGAACCTTCAGTCTGCCTATTCAAATCTGCAAGGGATGCCCCCTGGACTTCTGCCAGGTGTCGGAAGCACCTCCCTACCTGGCTTTAACTCATCAAACTCAGGTATGTCATCGCTCAGACGTCACATAGATCACTGTTTCATCAGAGTTGTCTTAAACCGATGAAGCACTCTTGGatcaaatgtaatattttgtcATATCCATAATTGAAAAGAAGTGCTGTACCAGTATGGAGAGGGAAATGTAGGGTCACATTCAAGTAAAACCATTAACTAGGTCTTAACTGGGAAAACTAGTAGGCACTTTGGAATAAATAAGGCTCTGAATTTCTCCTACATTTTCCAGTATGTAGCGTTTCGACCTTCTTCAGATGAAATACCCTTGTCATCAATCAATCTGTCATCTGGAAATATTCACATTGGAATACATACATGTAATACATTATAACAGTGTGAGGGCACCTGTAAGCAGGTTATTTTTACATAACGTTGTATTTCATAATGAATCATACATTCTAGTAAAAGTCATTCATTTTGTTGATTTGACAGTGTTGGCCTGCGTTATTGGAGAGACGCTGCTacaacaaacaaatacaatataaaatCTGAATGAGCATCTTCAGACATCTGCTGTCAACTTTATGATCTACTTGAACTGTTACCACTCAGTTAGAGAACATTAAACAAAGTCCTAAAATGAATACTAATAGCTCACTTCCTTCTCTAACCTCTTTGACCTTGGGAACATTAGTAGTACTTGACCTTATTATCATTTAAATGACATGTTTTGATTTCCTAAGTTTGTTTAAAGGTCAGTGTCATACTTTATGTAAAGAAACCATTTGCACATGTTTGAAGTAGTAGATACTGGAGTCCTTATTATGTTAAGATGTATCTAAATCTTCAGTTTGTcagttgttttctttattattgccCAGCTACTTCTTGATTGATTAACTCTAGTAAATATTGTGATTGAGACCTCTTCTCATGGGCCTTCCTGGAAAGGCTGAGTTTCTGATTGGCCAACGTTGAATCAGCAAATGCAATCAAATTAATTACCTCTGGTGAAAAACATTTATCTTTAATAAAGTGCTCAGTTATTAATGCACTGAGCTCCAATAATTAGTGTGTACAGTAGCTCTCTGGAACACCTTAGAAAAACACATACATGCATCTATGAATAACTAATGTCTTGAATCCCCCTCTAACTCTGAATTCTCCTATTTCTCTGTTTCATCTCCTCTAGCTTTAACTCCTCCCAAACCTCCAAACCTCCTGAACATGCCTGGTGCCAGTGTTCCTTCACCCAGCCTCCCTACATCTGGATTACCCAACaagcctccctcctcctcctccttggcaTCACCCAGCCCAGCACAGGCCAACACATCTGTCGCCCACTCCAGCCCTActtccacctccaccaccacaacaacccaGTCAGGCTCCCGGCCTGAACARCCCAAAGAGCGTAATGRTGAGAGgtcaagagagaaggagaagcccCACCAcaaggagaagacagagaagccCTCAACGCCATCCTCCACAGGAGGCACCCCAGCCCCATCCACCTCTGCTGCCAGCGCCAAGAAAGAAAAACAAGACGCAGCTGTGCCCGCCACCTCCATGCCCACYCCGGGTATGGAGTATGTGGTGGACCCTGCCCAGCTCCAGGCCCTGCAGGCTGCCTTGGCATCGGACCCTACAGCTCTACTGACTAGTCAGTTCCTGCCCTACTTCATGCCTGGATTTTCCCCMTATTACGCCCCGCAGATACCTGGYYCTCTCCAAGGCGGCTATCTGCAGCCAATGTACGGCATGGAAAGTATGTTCCCCTACAACCCAACATTGTCCCAAGCGCTGATGGGCCTgtccccagggtccctgcttCAGCACTACCAGCAATATCAGCAGAGCCTGCAGGAGGCactacagcagcagcagcagcagcttcaGCAGATCCAGCAACCCAAAGCGAGCCAAACTCCAGTTCCCCTTCAACCTTTGGGGGACCGCAAAGAATCTGCCAAAGATCCAGCGAAAACAGAGGAGCAGAAAGGCAACCCCCACAGAGagatctcttcctcctcctcctcctctcacaatAACCTACCCTCCAAGCAGAACGAGATGGATGGCAAAGTCGCAGACCCCCTTCTAGACCAGTACATCGTCCCCAAGGTGCAGTACAGGCTGGCGTGTCGCAAATGTCAAGCAGtcttcagcaaggaagaagcggcCGTCAATCACCTGAAGTCTATCTGCTTTTTCGGTCAGTCTGTGGCAAACRTGCAAGAGGTGTTGCTGCGTGTCCCCAGTGGCYCAGGTGCAGGGGTGGGCAGCCTCTARGACTGCCTGGCCTGCGACACCACGTTGGATGGGGACAAAGCGCTTCGTCAACACCTGGATTCGGCtttgcacaaacacagaacaATCAAGCGATCAGCCAGAAATGCCAAAGAGCACGCTACTAGTTTATTACCTCACTCTTCAGCCTGCTTCCCCGATCCTAACACCGCATCTACCTCGCAGTCTGCCACTCATCTCATcagcaccccccctcccccgccaACGACATCAGCCACCATGCCYtcctcctctgtctcttcatccttgtgctcctcctctgcCACCCCACTCAACACCACAGCTGCCGGCAAACCCTGGCCCCAGGCCCCTTTCTCCAGAGCTTTAGCTGGGAAGCCCAATGccactccttcttcttcttcttcttcttttcctcCAGTATCCTCACATTCAACGGTTACCTCAAGTTCATTGAGCACCTCAGGAGTTCAGACCTCGATACCAACAGACGTCTTTACCGACGAGTCTGACTCTGACAGCAGTCAGAAGTCAGCAGACAGGCTGGGCAGGACGGCGGAGGTGCCGCAACAGCCCGGCTGTCTCAAAgacagtagtagttgtagtagtaatcTTGCTAGTGTAGGAACGGACTCCATCAGATTGTAAAAGAGCTTTCGGTGATGGACAATATTTTAAAAAcgcaaaagacaaaaaaaaacacaaatgggaaaaaacaaacaaaaaagcagCGATGTTAAAATACGTTTAAAAGTATACAAAACAATTTCAGAAAAAGATGTGTAAAGACTAACTGCAATTCCAAAGCTTGTAACCAAAAATTTAAATGTTACTGGATTGTTTTCCCATATCAACATGCTGGTTTTCATTTCTTTCAActgaaatatatacatatatatgtatacgAATAGAAAAGATCACTACAGTTAAGTTTTGGGTAATGATAGAGGAATGCTGTATAGCAATGGACTGCCTCAAAGTTGTTAAATGGCCCAAGAACCCTTTTGACAAAGTCAACAAGCTGTCCCTTGTTTGTGTAATTATTTCCACTTAATAGCACAGTCACAAAAAgccagtatgtactgtatgggaGAATAGTCTAACAGTTTTCTGCTGTCAAAGCGTTCAAATACCAATGGCTTGCAAAAGTAAAAAGAATAATGTAATGTCTATTTTATTCTCAGGTCAACAGCTCACAGACGTTTTTCTGTTACAgaaattcattgttttacacCTTTTGTTCCGAACAGGagaaacatttgtgtttttttctccagaaattgATTTTAACGACAGAAAGTTTTAAAATGAGTGAAAATATCATAAAGGCATAGCTTTCTGGGCATTTAAAAGGGTAGCTGATCTGCTGATTTTAAACATTTGAAATACTCTTAAAGGGGGAAATTTAGCAATCCCATTTTACCCAGACACGGAGAGCATTGCAGACATGTTGATGGGGGATAAAAAAGatttttttgataaaaaaaactttCTGTATTTATGATAGATATGAACATTTTTGGTGTTAAGTAGATTGTTGCATTGGAAATGAATTTAAACAGTATGGTAGATTGAAAAAAAACTTTGTGTACATTTAGCTTTTGTATCGTCCAACTTTAAGGCGCTTCATTTGATGTTGTCTTGGTCATTCCGATAGACTAGATTATGGAGCAGTAACTTATCTGAACTTTATTTCTGTCTTATTCTCGGCTTCTTGGCTAACGTTCACCCAACTGCCACTCTCCCACTAGGCAGGGTTCTctctttcaaaatgttttttctctctgttttggttggtatggtactaaccaaaaaagaaaaaaagacctGGGGTGAAATGTTAAACAATATTTACTTTTATTTCTGTTACCTTTGTGCACTTAACATTGTCTGACTCATAATTCTCACTTTACTTGTTCCTCTCTCACCTCACTTTGTTTTTCTCCTCCACTGCATTTGTAGATATGGAGATAGTTACTCCTCTTCGGCACTACAAATCAAGCCTTTTGTTCTTCATGTAGTGTGGCTACAGTCTTTTTTCGGCTTTATTTTCATTTAGACTTTACGTTGTTGTTGTCATAGATgaagaaaatgaaaaaataataataataataattatcacgctttaaaacaaaaagaaaatccAAAGACTAAACACTTTCACCATTGGTGCATAAAGATGAGAAAAGAGGCTTCTTTATACTTGAGAATTTGTTGCTGTTTTTAGAGGAAagaaaacaaagttttaaaataaAGGAGTACGCATCAGAGTTGCCGTTTTTGCTTCTTTGCAAGCAGACAGGTGGCTTTTTTACGTAAAATACCAAGAATACCAAAAACCAAAAAAGGGCCCTTGTCCTTGCATTGTGGAGTAGCACCGTTACAGAGCCATTGCAGTTTGTAAGATAGAGGTTATAAATCTTTGTTTTAACTTTTCTGTCACTCACaaaaatttcttttttttaaagaaaatgtataaGGTCTGGTCTTCAAGGACATATGTTTTGCTGCTAATGTAGAATTTTGAAAAAAGAATACCTAGCTAGATGCATGCTCATTTTGCTTTTTGGCTAAGCTTTAACTAAAACAACAATAAACCATTTTCCTGCCTCTGCgacatcttttttttcttcatcttgcAAAAACGGAACTTTGAAGACTGTGAATATATGTTCCAAAGGACATTTTTGACGATTTTCTTTTTGAACAAACCAATGTTTAAAGCCAATGATATATAACATTAGTAAAGAACAGTGCATTCCAAATATCACATCAAagttttctccttttttttcttaAGCAAGGACTGATTTAATTTTAATCATTtgaattattattgtatttttttctcatttctaATGTGACTGTAAGCTGTTGTGTAAAGTTAGCATTCTGTTTGCTAAACAAAATTACCTAGATCTGTCATTTTGTGTCTGGCATGGAAAGTTGATAAGAACCCCTCCTTCCAGTTAAGTTTGTTACTCACTTGATCAGCAAGTAATAGTGGTTACCAATACATGTATATGATACATCTGGTACTGACGTGTCTCCTAGGTTACATCATCATGCCTCTCAACTTGCAAGTCTCAGAAGGAAATAATGGCTGTTTTGATAAGTCTGGAGTGCCGGCCCAACTTTCTGGCACATCCAGTTGTGACTTGGCCCAGGTGTCTGCAGGGCATTAAACCATTTTCACGCACGATGTTGATTACAGGTTTCTAAGGGACGTCTTCATTCCAAAGCGTTTTAATTCTGGAAAAAGCAGGAGTTTTTTTGAAGATGTCCCTTGTGTTCAGATACTGTAGTTAAGAGGTATGTCATGCCTTCATGTCCAAAGAGGTCACTCGCTCCATCTTATTGCAGTGGAAATGGATGTGCTTAATTATCCCCACTCTCTCATAGATGAAAAACGTTTATTTAATTCCTTTACACCAAAACCAAGGCATATTTAAATTTGTGAATAACTGGTTTTCGGCCACTAGTGTATAGCAAGTGTATTTGCCCCAATTGATACAAGCTGCAATCTAGGAAGTGTGTTAAAAGTGTTACGTCTTGCAGAGCAATGTGATTTGGTGTTAATACTTCCTTACGCATGCTGTTGAAATTCGGTTGATTTGGTCTGCAAGCTTGCCACTCCTCTAGTCCTGTTCTCTAGAATATTGTTCATATGATTATTTTTGAGAATTCTAATGTTGTACAGTTTATTCTTGAATGCGTTTGCTTTATTTTGGTTTTCAGATGTCAGACATGTACTATTATTTTCTT
Proteins encoded in this region:
- the LOC112071032 gene encoding LOW QUALITY PROTEIN: zinc finger homeobox protein 3-like (The sequence of the model RefSeq protein was modified relative to this genomic sequence to represent the inferred CDS: substituted 2 bases at 2 genomic stop codons) → MYQCPYCKFSNTDLNRLRMHVMTQHSVQPMFRCPLCQDMLNNKIHLQFHLTHLHSVAPDCVEKLIATVTASEVLPESMFIPVPGPDREAQSSTPQATANSSSEDIKKQAEPLDAEPEKGVSLPTEIAEARKSPLEDQQSGREDTGFLCWKKGCNQVFKSSNSLQVHFNEVHNKRPQLPVSDRHVYKYRCNQCSLAFKTVEKLQLHSQYHVIRAATMCCLCQRSFRTLQALKKHLETSHLELSEADIQQLYGGLLMNGDLMVMGDPSLGEDHGGLGEDDKEGEDSDQEEKQSPTGSDSGSLLEDFGSEPKRALPFRKGPNFTMEKFLDPSRPFKCTVCKESFTQKNILLVHYNSVSHLHKVKRALQESTTGQPEPTSSPDNKPFKCSTCNVAYSQSSTLEIHMRSVLHQTKARAAKLEAAGGNTSSSSGSGLSGGGSSISTSTPSPSPATNSTTSSSNHSSSGAQTTQSILGGNHMSQSHSIESLGNSSMTCHPSPSENHESKKKKFADMLSARGQQQQQQQQQLQQQQQQQLAQAQAQAQAQLQQELQQQAALIQSQLFNPALLQHFPMTTDALHSLQQQQLLFPFYIPGAEFQLNPEMNLNSSALGLSSSTANSLLEDLKNSAQQAQAQSCLQHQLMHHHLQQQHQHQQAQAHSQAQGQMALLQQSANLLHQAEKKQKAAAAHNEKQEREREIQREKDXREKIEEHVTKDSSDNKSNEKKEMQQTAMNSNHDPGFPPPRIASDARGNATKALLENFGFELVIQYNENKQKAQKKPAGPGPAGTSTPGGITRVVDPIEGLZKLECEACGKLFSNILILKSHQEHIHQAFFPFRSLERFAKEYREQYDKLYPLRPQTPEAAPPAPAPPPPPPPPPPPPPPPPQRAPTPNIPVSAPSITPPTVSTPQPPVQMAQMSMPMDMPLFSPLMMQSMSLQSMPSQMQSQMSSVESHSLAKDLAQLYQQQLTPAMLQQQQNKRPRTRITDDQLRVLRQYFDINNSPNEEQIKEMADKSGLPQKVIKHWFRNTLFKERQRNKDSPYNFNNPPITTMEDIKIDSKPPSPEPQRQECYGSKRSSRTRFTDYQLRVLQDFFDANAYPKDDEFEQLSNLLSLPTRVIVVWFQNARQKARKNYENQGDGSKDGERRELSNDRYIRTTNLNYQCKKCSLVFQRIFDLIKHQKKLCYKDEDDDGQYDSQNEDSMDLSHEYYTPSGSSCHTPMPSSSSLCPLPPSTSAFSHLSSSEKEEASPANTSNSYDEKPKHLAEMSSDPREHQTTIKQETVHQPQSETQHQRREARDEKPQTAPKTNKHSSPSLSQQQRECGPSASQTSQAERASQSSHMGLNPHMSXASQQQLAQQMIQYQCEQCKLGFPSFEHWQEHQQLHFLSVQNQLIHPQFLDRPMEMPFMLFDPSNPLLASQLLSGAMPQIPSSSATSPSTPTSTMNSLKRKLEEKAGTSPGENDSTNSGEEPQRDKRLRTTITPEQLEILXQKYLLDSNPTRKMLDHXAHEVGLKKRVVQVWFQNTRARERKGQFRAVGPAQAHRRCPFCRALFKAKTALEAHIRSRHWHEAKRAGYNXALSGMFTEEGMQMKMDPLDISSYSQLAPSNNDGQCSSLSPVSKNMDLSPRALLSPSSIKVEGGMEDFESPSMSSVNLSFDQNKLDNDDCSSVNTAITDTTTGDEANADNDSADQKHGQNSGDYLSKSVGTAPSLENDDQMSSGLVSPATSYYARDYENENIIDYSETSSLADPCSPSPGASGSRSIDSGDRPGQKRFRTQMTNLQLKLLKSCFNDYRTPTMLECEVLGNDIGLPKRVVQVWFQNARAKEKKAKLSMAKHFGINHTSYEGPKTECSLCGVKYSSRLSVRDHIFSAQHITKVKDTIGSQLDKEKEYFDPATVRQLMAQQEMDRIKKANEVLGLAQQQAMQQQGIFDSPALQALNLQSAYSNLQGMPPGLLPGVGSTSLPGFNSSNSALTPPKPPNLLNMPGASVPSPSLPTSGLPNKPPSSSSLASPSPAQANTSVAHSSPTSTSTTTTTQSGSRPEQPKERNXERSREKEKPHHKEKTEKPSTPSSTGGTPAPSTSAASAKKEKQDAAVPATSMPTPGMEYVVDPAQLQALQAALASDPTALLTSQFLPYFMPGFSPYYAPQIPGXLQGGYLQPMYGMESMFPYNPTLSQALMGLSPGSLLQHYQQYQQSLQEALQQQQQQLQQIQQPKASQTPVPLQPLGDRKESAKDPAKTEEQKGNPHREISSSSSSSHNNLPSKQNEMDGKVADPLLDQYIVPKVQYRLACRKCQAVFSKEEAAVNHLKSICFFGQSVANXQEVLLRVPSGXGAGVGSLXDCLACDTTLDGDKALRQHLDSALHKHRTIKRSARNAKEHATSLLPHSSACFPDPNTASTSQSATHLISTPPPPPTTSATMPSSSVSSSLCSSSATPLNTTAAGKPWPQAPFSRALAGKPNATPSSSSSSFPPVSSHSTVTSSSLSTSGVQTSIPTDVFTDESDSDSSQKSADRLGRTAEVPQQPGCLKDSSSCSSNLASVGTDSIRL